The genomic region GGTTTAAATGGGCAAGTCAAGGATGGGGGGTCAAATAATCAGGTTCAAACAGGTCAAGGTTCAAGTTTCGATTTAGGGGGTAGCATGGAAAGAATGGAGTCCATGATGAGTCAACTAACTGTTAGGGATCAAAATACCCAAAAGAAACTTAGTGAACATGATCTTATGCTTAAGAATCACCAAGCTGCGGTCTAAGACCTTTCTAGGGTTGTAAGTGATATGTCTAGGAAGTTAGATGAAAGATTACCCGGTCAGTTTGCAGCTAACACCCAACCTAACCCGAATGCTCATGTAAAAGCCATTACCACTCGTAGTGGCAGAACCGTAGGGAACCCGAGCGTAGAAGAGAGAGAGGTTGATGAGGATGGAGACATTATAGATGAAGTGATAGAGATGGAGGCTCCCGGCAAAGTGCAAAAGAGGCTaagcccagcaagtaccgcacagccCGGTGAATCTCAAAGTGAGAAGAAAGTTGAGAAAAAGCCCATAGACGTTAGACCTTCACCCTATGTGAATCATGCGTATGCTCCGTTTCCCTCGCGCCTTAAGAATCAAAAATACTCAAGGGAATACGGGCAGTTCTTAGATATCTTCAAGCAATTGAAGATTAATCTTCCGTTTATAGAGGCACTCCAGTCCATGCCAAAATATGCAAAATTTTTGAAGGACCTTCTTAGGAATAAGGAGAAATTAGGTGAGTTGTCTAATGTCCCATTGCATGGAGGGTGTTCGGCCATCGTTTCAAATAAGTTGCCCGGAAAGCTTACCGATCCCGGTGTGTTCACTATTCCTTGTCTATTCGGTAGTAACACGAACACTAGAGCCTTAGCCGACCTAGGTGCTAGCATTAATTTGATGCCCTTTTCGCTTTACGAGAAGCTAGATTTAGGCGAGCTTTCACCTACTCGAATGACATTGTCCTTAGCTGATAGGTCCGTGAAACACCCGAGGGGAATAGTTGAGAATTTGCTTGTTAAGGTGATAAGTTTGTTTTTCCGGCCGATTTCGTTATTCTAGACATGGAAGCCGATGAAAACATACCGTTAATTTTAGGTCGCCCATTCTTAAACACCGCTAAAGCTCTAATAGATGTCTCTTTAGGCACCATCACACTTAGAGCGGGCGAGGAATCAGTAGTTTTTGAGGTTATGAGTTCGAAAGGGCATAGTGACAGAGTGCATTTGGTTTCGTTagtgggggagtgtgagaatgaCGAGAGAGATGAGAAGAAGGATGTGAGTGATGCGAGTTTAGAGAAAGTGACAGGATTTAAGTGTGGGGACCCACTGGAGAGAAAGTTAgaggaattggaggagagagtgGAGCGTTTAGAATCTAGGATTGAGACACTGAGCAAACCTCAGTGTGGGGATAGATTTCAATATGGGGAATGTAGATTCAAAACGCTAGATGAAGAATTGAGAGGTTTTGAAAGAGATAAGGATTTTCGGGTTGATTTGGGCGATACATATAGCGGTGCTACAGCCCGCGAGAGTATGTTTGGAGGTGAGCTGCATCTCCATGATCCTCCTTAAGTATGTGAGAAGTTGCAACtcgtttgtagagtttgtatagtTTGTATCTTCGTTTATTTTCCGTTTTTTAGAGTAGTTAGTTTCGTTTTTGTTAGTTTTTCGGGTCTTTGTTTGTTGTTTGAGTCATTTGCAGGAGTGCATCGCTAAAGATTTGCAGGGAATCGTGAGAAAAATAAGCTTCCAGGTACGTATGATATTTAGAAAAAACTTTTGggagttttggatggtttggaaaaattttgaaaaaaaaaactaaggcATGAAACAAGTTTTCCACGATCTTTCTGTTGAAAACGACCCCTGGCGTGACGCCAAGGGccgtcgcgtcacgcgaggggtcAAGGTCCAAAACAATTAAAACCGACagcgccgcgtgacgcgagggggtCTATAGCGTCGCGCGAGGCCTTCTTGAACCGGTTCAAATTTGTTTTGGCCTTTATTTTGTATTTTGAGTCCTTTAGTTTGTATATTGAGTCTAAATTAGTGGTTTGGGTCGTTTTTAGAGTCGGTGCTGCGTTGGGTTCTGTTTTGCTTTGATTGTGCAGGTTTTGGattgtaccacccgtactcaatttccattcgggtgatttcgaAACTGCCATATTGATAAACTCAAGCAGGCTAGGCAACGACCGCaaatgaaatgctatacgatcgttCGTGGGATTCAAGATTCGTACGGCTGGCACTGACTTTTGTCCTAACcagctaagtcgtttccctttttgttgttgttgtatatttttatttatttttcgtttgcagtttcttttcttagttcgttcttgcattagggacaatgcaatctctaagtgtggggatgggatacttgtaaatatttgagtcataaatatgaaaaaaaaaaaattgaaaaaccagaaaatgtctttcgaataaaaaaaagaagtttgcaattaaaacggaaaatgataggaaaaaacaaatttttgctcgggttcaaataataataatatgagttaAAATAAATCGATtttgcgtctagttagggatatgtggataggcccgggttttggttctaagtccctttgagttaatataccttaattgtcggtctgctagtgggttctcgcctgggaaatatgggaaactaaaatcggcaaaaatagtataagggatgccgttataagctaagatagttagagttttttttatcatatctcgctggaaaagaaaaaaaaaag from Helianthus annuus cultivar XRQ/B chromosome 10, HanXRQr2.0-SUNRISE, whole genome shotgun sequence harbors:
- the LOC110881551 gene encoding uncharacterized protein LOC110881551, whose amino-acid sequence is MSRKLDERLPGQFAANTQPNPNAHVKAITTRSGRTVGNPSVEEREVDEDGDIIDEVIEMEAPGKVQKRLSPASTAQPGESQSEKKVEKKPIDVRPSPYVNHAYAPFPSRLKNQKYSREYGQFLDIFKQLKINLPFIEALQSMPKYAKFLKDLLRNKEKLGELSNVPLHGGCSAIVSNKLPGKLTDPGVFTIPCLFGSNTNTRALADLGASINLMPFSLYEKLDLGELSPTRMTLSLADRSVKHPRGIVENLLVKVISLFFRPISLF